TCGAACTTGAATTTCTCCATGGTGTCGGATGCCTTTTCCTCGCGGTTGGCTTCCTCCATCTCGGCGTCTTCCTCCATGAACCCGTCGGGGTCCTTGTCGGGGCGGTCCAGGGCGTGGTCTCGTTCCAACTCAAGCTGGTTGGCCAATTCCATCAGGTTCGGCACCGAAGGCAGGAACACCGACGCTGTTTCGCCGCGCTTTCGGGAACGCACAAAACGCCCGATCGCCTGGGCAAAGAACAGCGGCGTTGCCGTGGAGGTGGCGTACACGCCAACCGCCAGGCGCGGCACGTCGACACCTTCGGTCACCATGCGAACGGCCACCATCCAGCGGGATTCCCCAGCAGAAAACTCGTCGATCTTATCCGAGGCCTTGGCATCGTCGGACAAGATAACGGTCGGTGATTCGCCCGTAATCTTTTTTAGCTGTCCGGCGTAGGCCCGTGCGTCCTCGTGGTCGGTGGCGATGACCAGTCCGCCCGCGTCGGGCACGGCCCGGCGCACTTGCAGGAGACGTTTGTCGGCGGCAGCCAAAACAGCCGGTATCCACTCCCCAGCAGGGTTCAACGCCGTGCGCCACGCCTGCGAGGTGACGTCCTTGGTGACGGGGGCACCCAGGGTGGCCGCCATTTCCTCGCCGGCGCTGGTGCGCCAGCGCATCTCCCCGGAGTAGGCCATGAACATGACGGGTCGGACCACGTGGTCCTTCAACGCCTCGCCATAGCCGTAGGTGTAGTCGGCCTTGGAGCGGCGGATGCCGTCCCGGTCTTCGGCGTACTCCACAAACGGGATGGCGGCAGTGTCTGAACGGAAAGGGGTTCCTGTCAGCGCCAGCCTGCGTACGGCGGGGTCAAACGCCTCACGGATCCCGTCACCCCAGCTCAGCGCGTCGCCGCCGTGGTGGATCTCATCGAGAATGATCAGTGTCCGTGCGGCCTCGGTCTTGGCCCGGTGCAGCAACGGTTTACTCGCGACCTGCGCATAGGTGACTGCCACGCCAATGAAGCCCTTGCCATGCCGGCCGTCGGCGTTCTTAAAGTTCGGGTCAATGGAGATGCCAACTTTCGCGGCGGCATCAGCCCACTGGCGCTTCAGGTGGTCGGTGGGCGTAACGATCGTAATCCGGTTGATGGTGCCGCGAGCTATCAGCTCAGTGGCAACGTGCAGCGCAAAGGTGGTCTTTCCGGCGCCGGGCGTCGCCACGGCCAGAAAGTCCCGCGGGCTCTGCGCAAAGTACTTCGCCATGGCCTCCGTCTGCCAGGCACGCAACTTTTGCGCCGTACCCCAGGCGGCACGATCAGGGTAGGCGGGAGGCAGCGACGGGCCACCAAACAATGTTTCCGTCACGAATTCCCCGCCATCAAATCACTTCTTCCATATGCGCGCCCTCTTGCTGGGCGCGCCAAAATAAGGGCCCGTACAGCGCCCTTGAAACTGCTGTTACTTCTTGGGATTCTTAGGTCCCTTGCCCTTGCCGCCCTCGGGGTTCAAACCCTCGTAAATGGCTTTGCAATCGGGGCACACAGGGAACTTTTTGGGATCGCGGCCCGGCGTCCAGACCTTGCCGCACAGGGCAATCACGGGATCGCCGGTCATGGCTGATTCCATGATCTTTTCCTTGCGCACATAGTGCGAGAAGCGTTCGCTGTCGCCCGGCTCCACCACGGGGCTCAGCTCCGTGCGCTCAATGACAGCAGTGGATCCGCCGGTTTGGCCAGGTCCGTAAAGGGGATCGTTTTCAAAGGGGTCCGGTGGCAAGCTCATGAGAACATTCTAGCCTCTTCGGCGCAACGACTCACCAAGGAACCTGCCGCTGGCAAAAAAGTTCGACGGCGGGGTGCGGGGTTCATCACAACCCCACCCCCGCCGTCGTTCCCTAGAGTCCCTGCCGGACTTCCTTGAGTGCTTGGACTTTAGAGTCCCTGCCAGGCCGGCTTGTTCTCAAACGCGTGGCGGTACGCGGGCGCTCCGCCCAGCTTGGCCGCGGCGGCCTCGTCAATGACGATCGTGGCGCGCGGGTGGAACTGCAGCACGGACGCGGGGCACGATGCCGAGACGGGGCCCTCCACGAAGTCGCGAACGGCGTCGGCCTTCCCGGCACCAAAGGCCACCAGGACCACATGACGGGCATCCATGATGGTGCCCAGGCCCTGGGTCACCACGTGGTGTGGAACCTGTCTTACATTGTCAAAGAAGCGCGCATTGTCCTGGCGAGTCTGCTCGGCCAAGGTCTTGATGCGTGTGCGCGAGGCCAGGGATGAACCCGGCTCGTTGAAACCGATGTGCCCGTTGGTGCCGACACCGAGGATCTGCAAGTCAATTCCGCCGGCTGCCTTGATGGCCGCTTCATAGCTTTCGCAAGCGCCTTGAATATCTTCGGCTGAGCCGTCGGGTCCGTGCACGTTCGCGGCACCGACGTCGACACGGTTGGTGAACTCGCGGCGGATCACCTCCCGGTAGGACTCATAGTGGCCAACAGGCAGGCCCACGTACTCGTCCAGGGCGAAACCGCTGACCTCTTCGAAGCTCAAGCCATCCTGGTCGTGGCGGCGTGCCAGCTCGTCGTAGATGGGCAGCGGGGAGGACCCGGTGGCCAGGCCAAGGACGGCGTTGGGCTTGTTACGCACCAAGGCTTCGATGGCGTCGGCGGCAAGCGCCCCAATTTCCTTGCTGCTCGGGAGGATGATGACCTCCATATAACACGCTTCCTTTCACGGCACCCGGTACGGGTACGTTTGCGACTTCTCGCAGCTAGACTCACACAATGCAACAACGCCCCGTCAACACCCTGCCGGAGACCGGCGGCTGGACAGGGCGCTATTGCCGTGACTTGTTGTTTTCTAGCCCTAACCTTATCCAGTGTCAGCGGTCAACTGAAACGGCGAGCAACAGTTCCGGCCCGCGCTGGTTATATTCCCGCGCACCCCACCGGATTCCCAATGCCACATAGCCGGCGCCGAACACCACTCCGGCCACGAGTGCCAGCCAGCCGAACATCGGCTGCCCGGAGACTGCCGCGATGACGACCAGGACCGCGACAGGCACGCACAGCAGCCCGGCGCCACCAAATCCGGCCAGCTGGACCAGGACTGAGGAAAAGTTGTTGCCGGGTTTGGACTTCATGGGGCTCTCCCCCGGAAGCGGCACATTCATGATGAAGCGTGCGGAAAAGATACTAGCCAGGCCCAGACCTGCACCAGTGGCAACAAACACCAGCCCCAGCGTTGCCGGGAATGCCGCCCAATTGCCTGAGACAACAGCGCCTACCATCGAGAACAGCAGGCCCAGTGGCAGGGCAAGGACAGCGGCCGCCACAACTCGCCCAGACCTGTCAGCCCGGCCGGAAATGCCCGTGGCAAGGTGTAGCGCGAACGCCGTGTTGTCGTAGGAGATGTCAGAGGAGATGCTCCAGGCAATCATGAATGCAGCAAACGCGCCGCCGTAGCCCAGAACCGTACCCATCGAGCCCAGCCCGCCCGCCTGGCTACCGGCAAACACCAGCACCAGCGGCAACAAGGGTGCGATGATCAGCCCGGCACTGTACCGGGGGTCGCGGATCCAGTAGGTCAGGCACCGGGCGGCCACAGCTCCCGTAGGGGTTTGAGGGAACCAAGTAAAGAAGCCCATTTTGCCGGCACCCCGCTGGCTGCCGCCGGCAAACGCGGGCGTGACGAGGGCCTTGGCCAGGCACACTTTCCAGATCCAGGCCAGCGCGGCAATGGTTGCAAGGGCAATGAGGAACTTCAGCCCCGCCGCGCCGTAGGCGCCTTGGGCCACCTCGGCGGGGACGGCCCAGACGGCTCCCAGCGGCGTCCAGGAGAGGGTGTTGGCCAGGGACGGCAGGTATGCCGAGAGGTCGCTGATGCCTGCAGAGACACTGCCAATGATGGGCCCCAATAGCATCAACGGCACCAGCAGGACAATGCCGCTGACATCCTTGAACCTCCTTGAGGACGCCAGGCTGGTGCTGGCTGCGGTGATGGCCCGCGAGGCCACAATGCAGGTCAGCGCCGCCAACGCGCCGCACATCAGGGCCACCACACCCGCTACGGGGTGGCGCCACCAGGAGGCCGCGGTGCCCATCGCGGCCAAGAGTGTCACAGCCCCGGGAATACCGATGAACCCGGACAGTGCCAAACCCACCAGAAGACTTTTCATGGGTATCGCGTAGGTGGTGAAACGGGTAGGGTCCAGGGTCATGTCCAGGCCAGAGGCAACCACGGGGATCACCAGCCAGCCTAGAATCACCGCGGATCCGGCCAGGACCGCCACTGTGCCGATGGTCTGCGCATCGGCGGCGCCCAGGGCGGCGAGCCCCACCAACACCAAGCCCAGCATGCCCAATCCGTATATTCCGGCAATGATGAGCCCCACGATTTGCATGGTGCTGCGCTTGAGCGAGTTGCGCAGGAGCGTGAGTTTGAGTCTTAGGAGCTGCGCAACCATTTCAACCCCGCAGTCTGGTTCCGTCCGCCTACGAGTTCCACGAATTTATCTTCCAGGCTCTGCCCGCCGCGCACAGCCTCCACCGTGCCAGCTGCCAGGACGTGACCGCCGGCAATGACTGCCACATGGTCGCACATGCGCTGGACCAGGTCCATGACGTGGCTGGAAACAATGACGGTGCCGCCGGAGCTGACATAGTCGGTGAGGATGTCACGGATATTTGCCGCGGACACTGGATCCACCGACTCAAAGGGCTCATCCAACACCAGCAGCTTGGGTGCATGGATCATGGCCGCGGCCAGGGCAATCTTCTTGGTCATGCCGGCTGAATAGTCAACCACCAAGGTGCCGGCGTCCTTGGCCAGGTCGAGCACGGCCAGCAGGTCGTGGACACGTTCTGCCACAGTGTCCTTGTCCATGCCGCGCAGCAGCCCGGCATAGCTGACCAGTTGTTCGCCCGTCAGCCGGTCAAACAGGCGCACCCCGTCGGGCAGCAACCCCATCAGCCGTTTAGCTTCCAAGGGGCTGGCCCACACGTCCACCCCGTGCACCCACACCGCCCCGGCATCCGGACGCAACAGTCCCGTGGCCATGGACAAGGAGGTGGTCTTGCCGGCGCCATTGGGCCCGACGAGGGCGTAAAAGGAGCCTGCGGGGACATCCAGGTCGATGCCGTCAACGGCAACTTTGGCGCCAAAATGTTTCCGCAAACCACGGATGGACAGCGCCGGGGGTTTGGTGGAACCGGCCGGGGCATCGAATCTAAGCGGGAAATTCTCGGTCATACTGCCACACTAACAACTGTGACAGCAGCCACCGCCATCCCTAAGGATGACTTTGCCTCGGGGAGCCAAGGGACTAGAACAACGCGCGGGCCAATGCCTGGCGTGCGGTGGAAACCCGCGGGTCACCGACCCCGATGACCTCGAACAGTTCAAGCAGGCGCACCCGGGCCGTTTCACGTTCGGGACCAAAATGCACCGAAATGAACTTCACGATCCGGGCAAAGGCGTCCTCTACATGGCCGCCAGTGACATCCAAATCAGCCACTGCCAGCTGTGCTTCCAGATCGTGCGGATCCCCGGCGGCGCGCGCCCTGCATTCCTGCGCCTGCGCCACATCCAGCTCAGCCGTGCGGCGCATGAGGTGAACCTGTGCCAGCCCAACCTTCGCGTCGGCGTCGTTCGGCTTCTCCGCCAAGGCTTTCTCATACGCTTCCTGTGCGCCAGCCAAATCCCCTGCTTCGATGGCGTCAAAAGCCGCTTGGTGCAGGGGCGGCAGCGGCGGGGCCAGGGCAGCCTCCGGATCCGGGGCACCCCCAAGGTTTCCTGTGACGCCATTGCTGGCGGCCACCTTCAACAGCTCATCCAGCAACGCTTTAACCTGCTCCTCGGGCATGTCGCCCTCGAACAAGGGAACGGGCTGGCCCTTGACCAAGGCCACCACGGTGGGAAGTGAGACGACGCCAAAAGCCGCGGTGATCTGCGGGCTAGCGTCCGCATCAACCCGGCCCAAGGCGATCTTGCCGCCAAAGTCATTCATGAGCCGTTCCAACAGTGCGTTCAGTGATACCGACTGCTGTGAGCGCGCCGATCCCAGCGAGACAACGACAGGCACCTTTTGGGACAGGCCCACAAATTCCTGGAAACTTTGCTCGTTGACGTCAACGGCATATGGTGAACCACCATTCTCGCCCGGCGCCGGTGCCGTGGCACGGTTTTTCAAGGCAGAAAGGTCGACGGCGCCGCGAAGGTTGATCCCGGACGTCGGGCTGGCAGGGACGGAACTGTTTGGACTCATGAACCCACTCTAACTGTGCAGCGCCCGCGAGGATCTACTTCACGCCGCGGGCGAAACTTCATTTGCGGACTGCTACTTGAACGCTGCGCTAATCAAGTCACGCGTCGCGGAGACGATCGTGACCTGGCCGTCGGCGGTCGGCGGGATGTACATCACGACCGGTTCCGCAAAGCCAACCACCACGCCAGTGGCGGACTCCTGCCCACCAGCCAAGGCAGCTGCTGCAGGGCTGGGCACGTTGACTTTGGCATCCTGCTTGGGTGTGGAATCCACGGAGAAGGTGTACCCCACCACCACCATGGCGCCGCCGTCGGCAGTGCGCATGGCAAATGTCAACTTGTCGTCGGCCTTGTGGGTGAACACCACGGTGGCGTCCTTGGAATCCTCCAAAGTCTTGGCCTGATATGCAGCCACATCGGTGGTGTAGACGCTCTCCTTGAAGCTCGCCTTCCACTTGCTGTCGGCCGTGATCAGGCTGTCACTCAATCCGGCCACAGCATCCTTGGGGCTCATCAACAAGCCGGTGGCTGAATCCAAGGGCACGCTGGCGGAGCCTTCCTTGTCCACGGCAGGGAAAGTCTGTCCGGGCAACAACGGGGACGCCGTCACGAGTTTGTATTGTTCGCGCGGACTGTTCTGCACCAGTGTGAGCAACTGCGGCAGGGGGTTGTTCTCGCCCTGGGTCACAAACATCGCCGTCCGCGGCCATGTCAAAGTCGTTGGCACGACCCTGGCCAGCAATCTAGAGCTATTGACAGGCTGCGGCGCAGCTTCGGTGTCCACGGTGGAGCGGATCTTGTAGTTGGCCGCACGGGATGCCAGTGCCAAGCCTGCAACGCGGGAGTCAAGCTCCGTGGCGTTCTTGGCGTTATCTCCCGTGGCCACCGCTGTGGCCACGGAGGTGGCAATACGCTGCACCTGGCTTTCCAACAGCGTCGGAAAACCAGCCTTCTGTGCTTTCGCGGGCGCTGATGCTGTGGCCGACGGCGTGGCGCTGGCTGCCGTTTCGGGAGCCGTGCTGGGGGTGGCGTCCTCGGCTACTGCCGGGCCCATACTGCCTGCCAGCAGGATGGCTGTCAGTGCCGCACCCCACCGTGCCTTCACCGACATGGCCTTCACCGACATGCCCATCATTTTTCCTGGTGTCCTTGCAGGTGGCCCGTCCGTGGCGGGCGGAAGAGAAAATTCAGCCTTCCCGGGGTTCCTAGGCTTCCGCGGCTTCCTGCCGGCGCCTTTCCCCTTGGCGGGGCTGGTGTCGGCGCCTTCGGCCGGTTTGCCCTCCTGGCCGCCACTGGAATCATTGTCAAGGCCAGTGCCGTTCCCGGAGGGGCCGTCGGGCGTGTTGTCGGGGTCATTTTTTGAATCATCTTCCGGGGCATCCGTGCCCTCGGCAGGGGACTCTTCGGCTCCCGCGACCTCGCCGACAACCTCGCCGCTGGCCACCTCCGCAGTTACGGCATCAAAAACACCTGTGGGCAAGGACGCCGCAGCGCCGGGGTGCACCGGCGTATCGTCGCGGTCCGCCCCGGTACTCTCGGGGTCGCTGTGACCGGCAATCGCTTCCCGCTCGGCGCTGTGCAACGCGGAGATGGTGGAGTGCTGGGTCGGTGCGCCGTCGTTGCCAGCATTTTCCTTCGCCGCAACTATCTTTGCCACTGCCATGGCGCCTGTTGCGGGATCCGAGGGAGCCTTGCCTGCCGTACGACGTCCGGCTGTGGCCACCTGTGGCTTGCGCGGGGCAACCCACAGCATCAGGGCCGCCAGCGCGAGCAGCACCGAGCCGATGATCATCAACGGCACCGCCCACGGGGTCGCTGTGTCATTGGTCTTCGTCAGTGAAATATCTGTGGGAGCAGGTGCTGT
This region of Arthrobacter alpinus genomic DNA includes:
- a CDS encoding DEAD/DEAH box helicase, which translates into the protein MTETLFGGPSLPPAYPDRAAWGTAQKLRAWQTEAMAKYFAQSPRDFLAVATPGAGKTTFALHVATELIARGTINRITIVTPTDHLKRQWADAAAKVGISIDPNFKNADGRHGKGFIGVAVTYAQVASKPLLHRAKTEAARTLIILDEIHHGGDALSWGDGIREAFDPAVRRLALTGTPFRSDTAAIPFVEYAEDRDGIRRSKADYTYGYGEALKDHVVRPVMFMAYSGEMRWRTSAGEEMAATLGAPVTKDVTSQAWRTALNPAGEWIPAVLAAADKRLLQVRRAVPDAGGLVIATDHEDARAYAGQLKKITGESPTVILSDDAKASDKIDEFSAGESRWMVAVRMVTEGVDVPRLAVGVYATSTATPLFFAQAIGRFVRSRKRGETASVFLPSVPNLMELANQLELERDHALDRPDKDPDGFMEEDAEMEEANREEKASDTMEKFKFEALGSQASFDRVLFDGGEFGTGGEIGSDDELDFLGIPGLLDAEQMGVLLRQRQADQQSRRRRKSAATGDAQAPEPVVMDHRMLMDLRNELAKNVSAWSARSGMPHGMVHSELRRICGGPAVAQANEPQLQQRMKKLQDWFLGKK
- a CDS encoding tetratricopeptide repeat protein; translated protein: MSPNSSVPASPTSGINLRGAVDLSALKNRATAPAPGENGGSPYAVDVNEQSFQEFVGLSQKVPVVVSLGSARSQQSVSLNALLERLMNDFGGKIALGRVDADASPQITAAFGVVSLPTVVALVKGQPVPLFEGDMPEEQVKALLDELLKVAASNGVTGNLGGAPDPEAALAPPLPPLHQAAFDAIEAGDLAGAQEAYEKALAEKPNDADAKVGLAQVHLMRRTAELDVAQAQECRARAAGDPHDLEAQLAVADLDVTGGHVEDAFARIVKFISVHFGPERETARVRLLELFEVIGVGDPRVSTARQALARALF
- a CDS encoding ABC transporter ATP-binding protein, with the protein product MTENFPLRFDAPAGSTKPPALSIRGLRKHFGAKVAVDGIDLDVPAGSFYALVGPNGAGKTTSLSMATGLLRPDAGAVWVHGVDVWASPLEAKRLMGLLPDGVRLFDRLTGEQLVSYAGLLRGMDKDTVAERVHDLLAVLDLAKDAGTLVVDYSAGMTKKIALAAAMIHAPKLLVLDEPFESVDPVSAANIRDILTDYVSSGGTVIVSSHVMDLVQRMCDHVAVIAGGHVLAAGTVEAVRGGQSLEDKFVELVGGRNQTAGLKWLRSS
- the nagB gene encoding glucosamine-6-phosphate deaminase, with amino-acid sequence MEVIILPSSKEIGALAADAIEALVRNKPNAVLGLATGSSPLPIYDELARRHDQDGLSFEEVSGFALDEYVGLPVGHYESYREVIRREFTNRVDVGAANVHGPDGSAEDIQGACESYEAAIKAAGGIDLQILGVGTNGHIGFNEPGSSLASRTRIKTLAEQTRQDNARFFDNVRQVPHHVVTQGLGTIMDARHVVLVAFGAGKADAVRDFVEGPVSASCPASVLQFHPRATIVIDEAAAAKLGGAPAYRHAFENKPAWQGL
- a CDS encoding DUF3039 domain-containing protein; the protein is MSLPPDPFENDPLYGPGQTGGSTAVIERTELSPVVEPGDSERFSHYVRKEKIMESAMTGDPVIALCGKVWTPGRDPKKFPVCPDCKAIYEGLNPEGGKGKGPKNPKK